The stretch of DNA ATCTACAGGACCTTCCCACCGCTCTCGAATAAATTCTCCAAGTGGCTGCAAAAGCCAGTGAGGATATTTGTGGTGAAAACTCCCCACGAAGGAGCTCAGAGCATCCTACACGCTGTTCTCACTCCGGAAGTGCCCCCATTCTACATAAAGAATCTCAAGGAGGCGGAATTTCACAGCAGGCTCTCTGATCCCCTCCTGGGCATCACACTATGGCGCATGAGCAGGAAAATGTGCGGAAGGCACCTCCCTACAGCAAGTTAGTTCCCAAAATTTGGACTGATCCCGATAGAGGTCTCCAGAAGCTCCTGATTGAATTCCGTTTCGTCTCCATTGTGAAGGCATCAGAGATCTCAAGGTGCTGCATCACCCTGAGCGGCATTGAGGATCTCAATAGGCGCGAGAGTGAGATCCTCGGCAAGGGGGATTGTCAGGAAGTGTGGATTGAATTGGGAACAGCTAAAACACCCATTGATTGCTACATTGAGATCTTCCTGCGGGAAATTCTCATTGGTGAGAAGAGTCGTTGCTGCATTGCAACAAAATCCGGTGAGACCGTCTCCTTCACGATTAAACTCCTCCAAATTGACTTCCGGGGATACCTGTTTGAGCTCCCTGCGCGGGAAGTGGTCACCCTGGCGGAGCGCTACAAACAAATTGGAGTGGAAATGTTCAAAAAGTACCCCCTCTTTGCGCAGGACTACTTCAACAAGGCCGCAAAGTGCCTCCTGTCGCTGGGACCCCTTCAGGAGGAGAGTCAGGAACCACCACTTGATGACGTCACCCCGGAAGAGCTGCAGAATCTCCTCGAGAGCATCTACAGCAACATAGCGGCGTGTTTGCTGAAGCAGAAGCGCTATGAGGATGTTCTGTACTTGATGGAATTTGCAAATAGAGCTCAGAATGTTCCGGAGAAGGCGCTCTACCGCAAAGCTCAAGCTCACAATGGGCTAAAGCAATTTGAGGAGGCGAAAGCAACACTTGAGCGACTTGATCGTGATAAAAAGGAAGTTCAGGCGCTTTGGGTGAAGAATCAAACGGAATGGCGGGTGGAGGAGGAGAAGTACGCAAAaatggttcagaaaatgttttctcagtagatttttttgtagaattttgaataaaataaaaatgctttgaaggctttaaaactcaaaaagatttttttctttttaaaacttgTTTAAATCTTCtacttcttgattttctttttttttgagttttttatgtgaaaattagGTGAAGTGGGGGCAACATGGCAAACTTATAAAGAGCTCTTGTAAGTATTTTTCATCCCGATAATTTAGGGATGTgttaaaaatccattcagatctATTCACAGATTttcagattcttttttttttaagatgataaaaatggtttaaaagaatttgacatttcttaacaaacgtttgaatattttttaatgtctgacgtttcttttcaaactttgACATTCtcttcctgacattttttcttcattttaatgcctgaaacttcttttctaatctttgacatttcttttttaatgcttgaggttccttttctaacgtttgacgtttccttCATAATATTGATTGTTTATTTGAATccttgacgtttctttttttatgtttgctgccctttttctctttgacgtttcttagaaatattttttttctaacgtttcatatttttttatatcgtTTAAAAGCctttttctaatgttttaaaaattttttaagcatggaaataagttttctttcaacttcTTGTAAAGACTTTTTTCTAATAAAGTTATGACACGAATAacagtgaataaactccttttatgaAAAAAGCACCGAAGAAACATGAATTCAAAAGCAAATTAATCCAACGAATTTTTACTCGCTTCATGGTTTTCACAATTTTCGCGCTTTTCACAccgaaaaatcaaattttttccACCTAAATGAGCTAAATAGAGTGCGATGGGAACTAATGCGAAAAAATCAGAGCAAAAATTACCTTCTAAACTCCAAAGTTTTAAACgtcaacaaaaaatcaattaattttagcaaagagaaaatggaaattttctgcaGGTAACAGAAAAAAGTTCATTCTGCTCTTCCCAAAAGAGGTGCAAATCAATCACCTCGAGAGCACTTCTAATTCACAATCTCTCAGCCAAATCTCGGTGGGATGGGATGTAAATTTTTAGATGTCTCAATGTGACAAATAGcccagaaatttcttttaactctTTTCGTACCTAATGCTTTTATCTGTGATCACCATCGTGAAAGATTTTTCCccttaaattgcaaaaatatatctCGAGATTAgagaaatttgcattttttctccACCAAATGTGTGGTTTGATGGTGGAGGAGATGATGACGAAGAACGCAAGAAAAGATGGGACCGTTTGAACGGGAATCCACATTTGGGTTTTGcttgaagaaattctcaatttttctccgGGATTAGTGGACTAACCCAATTCTCTGAGACTCTCAAATCACgaattcttttgcataaattatcACAAATTCCGTGGGTTGCGATATCGCACGAAATGATGCGTCTTAAGTGGTTTTCTTATCGTATTTAGATGAGAAAGGGACACGTATTTGGCGTAAACCAGgaataggtttttttttgtgaaaaataaatagagcTTTCAGTGTTGAaaagatcaatttttctttatttttgcataatttccgCGCCAAGAAGAATTagcagaagatttttttcttttcttgactACAGATCGTGTGAGATCTTCTCAAGTTATCAGCCCTGTCTAtctattatatttattttatgcaatgtatgtattttttcaattagcaaaataaaaagGTCCATCACACACCATTTATTACCATGCAAAACTGCTTCTGCAGGTCTTCTGCAAAGTAAGAATaggtatgaaaattaataactcCCCATCTTCAATTGAATGTGCAAAAAAGGAGAGAGATTCTTGCATAGCACGCAAATCAGTCCCATCCTCCGTGAGCACGTCTCTTTTCCCATCGCGCTAAATCCCGCAACCAGCTGAAGAGACCTTGTCCCATGGAATCTCGCGGAAAAATGTGTGAGACTCTCTGACTAATCGTCGTACAGATTGAGGCAAAACACGCAAAAACGTGGGCAATTTTCCCTTCCTAACCAGACACCGTGTCTTATGCGAttcgtttttttccttctctcccGATAACCGCGACATTCTGGCATTTCCTAACACCACCATCCTGAAAATGTTAAGTGCGTGGCTCAAGTGAAAACCCATGACctcataaaatgtaatttctttATCTCTCATTGATTCTgcaatgcaaaataataaatttgtcTCTCGCCAGAAGCTCATGTGTCGCGCATGcatttttcccgccaaaactTCTCATGACCAACATGTGGGGGAGGCAATTTGTGAGCACATCCACGGTTTCTTGCGTGGAAACACGATGTTAGGACGCTCATTTAATGCTTTTCCAATTCTTTTCTGGTCTGTGTAGGTGGATAGAGAGCATAAGGTAATTAGGCGGAAGACGCAAAAGA from Lutzomyia longipalpis isolate SR_M1_2022 chromosome 1, ASM2433408v1 encodes:
- the LOC129788013 gene encoding peptidyl-prolyl cis-trans isomerase D; its protein translation is MAHEQENVRKAPPYSKLVPKIWTDPDRGLQKLLIEFRFVSIVKASEISRCCITLSGIEDLNRRESEILGKGDCQEVWIELGTAKTPIDCYIEIFLREILIGEKSRCCIATKSGETVSFTIKLLQIDFRGYLFELPAREVVTLAERYKQIGVEMFKKYPLFAQDYFNKAAKCLLSLGPLQEESQEPPLDDVTPEELQNLLESIYSNIAACLLKQKRYEDVLYLMEFANRAQNVPEKALYRKAQAHNGLKQFEEAKATLERLDRDKKEVQALWVKNQTEWRVEEEKYAKMVQKMFSQ